Genomic window (Chondrocystis sp. NIES-4102):
TCGCCGTCGCCAGGTGGAAAAGGCAATGGCTCGTTGTCAGTTGCTAGAAAAAGCTGATATAGCCATCCGTAAGCTTTCTAAAGGGTATCGCCAAAGGGTTGGTATTGCTCAAGCAATTGTTCATGAACCCCCTGTAATTATTTTAGATGAGCCGACTGTGGGTTTAGATCCACTACAAATTATTGAAGTAAGGAATTTGATTAAAAGTTTGGCTGGGGAACATACTATTATTCTTTCTACCCATATTTTGCCCGAAGCGAGTATGATTTGCGATCGCGTTATTATTATTAATCGTGGCGAAGTTATTACAACTAATACCCCTAAGGATTTGCAAGCTCAATTGATGGGTAATTGTATTTATGAAATTGAAGTTTCTGGGGAAATAGAGCCGATCTTACCCTTACTATCTAAGGTTGTGGGAGTAGAATACGTTAACAACACTATCTTAGATAATGGCTCACGCTATTTAATTAATGTTACTTGTCAACCTAATACTGAACCAGGTAAAGATCTCGCATCCCTAATTATTAATCAAGGTTTGAGTTTACACGAATTACGTCGCACTCGTCCTAGTTTGGAAGATATTTTTTTGGAGTTGACCACAGAAGAAGCTTTAAATGATAATTTCTAATATTATTGCCATCATTCAAAAAGAATTACATACTTATTTTGCTTCCCCTCTAGCTTATTTAGTAGCTACGGTTTTTTGGTTTATTTCTGGTTTGTTTTTAGTCTACATTCTTCTTAGTCAACAGGGAATTATTCAACAGGTAGCCATAAGTGAGCAAACGGGAATAGCTATAGGTGCAGTGGATGTTGCAACGGAATTTTTAACTTCTTTTTTGGCTATTTTAAGTTCTTTATCTCTCTTTATTTTACCCATTTTATCGATGGGGCTTTATACCGAGGAAAGGAAAAGGGGAACATTAGAACTATTAGCTACCTCACCTATTACAAATTGGGTAGTAGCATCAGGTAAGTTGCTGGCGGTTTTATGTTTATTTATCTTTATGATTTTACCGTCATTAATTTGTGAAGCGATCGCCTTTAGTGCTGCTCAACCCCCTATTGCCCCTGCTGTTCCTCTTTTGGCTCATTTGGGCTTGTTTTTACTCGCTGCTGCTTTGCTTTCTTTGGGTATGTTTATTTCTTCCCTAACTACTAGTACTATTTTGGCAGCTATTTTAACTTTCGGATTAATTTTATTTTTCTGGATGTTTGAAATAATTGCTAATAATTTATCTGGTAATTTTAGGGAATATTTACAAGATATTTCTTTACTCGATAGTTACAATAACTTAGTTCAAGGAATAATTAATACTAGCGACATCATCTTATTTTTAAGTTATATATTTTTAGGTATATTTTTAACTGCCCAATCCATTGATTTATTACGTTCCAATCGTCAATAAAATTATAAGCTGTTACGCATTTAAATTACTGGTTGAGAAAGGAGTCAGGAGAGGGTAGAAAGGATAAGGGGGTAAACCTGATTTTATAAAAGAATAGTATGCAATTTAAATACGCTCTTAGCTTAACTAGATGTTCAATAATATTTAACCATGAACAAAATACTTTTATTACTAATTGCTATTACTTTATTAGTCGCTGGCATAGTAATACTAATCATTACTGCAAAATGGTCAATCATTCCGTTAATTTTTATCTTTTTAGGCATGATAATTTTAACTATTAATTTTTGGTCGTGGGGCAAAAGAGCAACAATAAAAAGCGAAACGATATCAACTATTATTTTAGTAATACTGATTTTAGGAATAATCAACATTTTAGCCAGTCGCTATAATATTCGTTGGGATGCCACAGAAAACCAAATCTTCACCTTATCCAAACAATCCCAAACAATTGTTACCCAATTAAAACAACCACTAAAAGTACTAATATTCGACAGCAATATTAACCCAGAAATAGAACAATTACTTCAAAATTACCGTCGCTATAACCAACAATTCCAATTCCAATTTATCAATCCTCAACAAGAAATTAGTCTGGCTCAACAATTTGGAGTGCAATCTTTAGGGGAAATATATTTACAATATGGTGAAAAAAAAGAAAAACTCTTATTAGAACAACCCTTATCTGAAACCGAACTAACCAATGGCATCGAAAAAATCCAACGCGATCGCATTATTAATATCTATTTTCTGCAAGGACATGGAGAAGCATCTTTAGAACTAGTAGAAGGTGGAGTAGCACAAGCAATAACCAACCTAGAAAATAAAGGCAATAAAATACAACCATTAAATATAGTAACCAGTGGCACAATTCCCAGTGATGCCAACTTAATTATTATTGCTGGGGCGACTAGGAAACTACTAACGGCGGAAGTTACAAGCATACAAAACTATTTAGATACAGGTGGTCATTTATTACTTCTACTTTCTCCTAATACCGATTTGGGAATCGATAGTTTATTGCAAACATGGGGCATAGAATTAGATGATCGTCTAATCGTAGATGGATCTGGTGCAGGTAAAATTATGGGTTTTGGGGCTGGGGTGGCAATAGTTACTAATTATGGCAAACATCCAATTACAGCTAATTTTGCTAATGGAATCTCCCTTTTCCCCGAATCTCGACCGATTAAAAACAAAATAATTCAAGGGGTGCAAACCACTCCTCTAGCTATTACCAACCAGCAAACTTGGGCAGAAAACGATTTAAGCAGTGAAGAAATAACTTTCGATCCCAATCAAGATTTATCGGGCCCATTTAATATAGCGATCGCTCTTGATCGTACATCACCATCACCTGCTCGTCTAGTTATTTTTGGTAGTTCCACTTTTATTACTAATGGTTGGTTTGAACAACAGTTAAATGGTGATATTTTTCTCAATGCCGTTAGTTGGTTAGTTACCGAAGACAAACAAACCCTAACAATTCGTCCCAAGGATGCTGCTAACCGTCGTCTTAATTTAAGTTCAGCACAGGGAACAATGATTAAACTGATTGCTGTGGTAATTATGCCTTTACTTGCTTTATTTACGGCTGGAGTCTTATGGTGGCAACGTCGTTAATTTGTAGTATATAGTGAAAATATTATCTTTTTATGTAATGACGAATTGATATTATACCCACTTTAGAAAGACGAGATTACTTGATGCAAATTCATATTTATGCCAAACAAGGAAATATTGCAGGAGTTGCCTTAGAGCTAGCTAATGGGGTTAATGTCGATTGTATAGATAAGCATAGAGCTTATACACCATTAATGTATGCAGTAGATAGTTCCAATGCTGATATAGATCTGGTGCAATTTTTAGTAGAAAATGGTGCGAATGTTAATTATATTGGGGAAGACGAGTATCGAAGCCAAACAAATGTCCTGAGTTTAGCTGTACAGTCAGGAAACATAAATAAAATAAAATATCTTTTGGATGCAGGAGCTAATATTAATTATCAAAGAGATGCTGGCTATGATGCGCTAATCGATGCTACACATGGTAGAGATATTGTTAACGATGAAAATTTACTAGCAATCTTAAAGTTATTAATAAACAAGGGTGCAAAAACCAATGGTATCTCCTCTTATGGAGAGACAGCACTTAAAACAGTGTCGAGGGTTGGAAGATTCGATGCTGTTAGCTTATTATTAGCTGCTGGTGCAGATTACCAACAATTAAAATGGACAAAATTAATGCAGGCTATAGTATTTAACAGTGTAAAAGCAGTTAAAAGCTTGCTTATTTCAGGAGTTGATCTTCAAGTTCTTGATCATTGTCAAAGAACTCCATTGCTTCTAAGTATTCAGGTTGGGGATTTAAACAAAGTAAAACTAATTTTAGCATCAGATGCCGATAAAAGCGATCGCGGACTTGGAGGATATACTGCCTTAATATATGCCATTAGAAATAATAGAGTAGAAGTTTTACAATGGTTAATTAAAGAAGGATTCGATTTTGAAGCTACAGATGATTATGGTACAACGCCCTTAATAGAAGCAGCAGAATATAGTGCTACTGATTGTGTACGTCTGCTTTTAGAAGCTGGTGCAAATCCAGCTAAAGTAAATTGTTATGACAGTAATGCTATTAAAGAAGCTAACAACCTTGCAATTGTAAAAATGCTAGTTGATGCAGGGGAAGATTTAAGTAAGATTAATTATGAAATGCGAAGATTACTAACAGGAATAAGCGACAATGAACTGGAAGTATCTCGAGAACAATATTTCATCGGCAAATATCGCCAGTTTGGCAAAAAGAATCCAGAAATTATGGAAATTGATTTTTGGAAAGCAATGATTCGCTGCGGTTTTTCCGCATGGGGTGCTAAAGATCGTTTTGATGATATCAATATTATAGATAAACCCATATGGTGTTCTGCTCGCATGGGTAGAACGATTACACAATTACCAGATGGAAGAATTGTTGAAATTGCTGGTGATCATGAAGATTCCTATGATGAAGATTTTTGTATATATAACGATGTAGTAGTTTATGATGGCAAGGGTAATTTTCAGATATTTGGTTATCCCGAAGATGTTTTTCCTCCTACCGACTTTCACTCTGCCACGTTAGTTGGGGAATACATTTATATTATTGGTAGTATAGGTTATTACAATCAAAGAATTTTCAATGAAACTCCAGTTTACCGATTACATATTCAATCATTCAAAATAGAAAAAGTTGCAACGACTGGATCTGCGCCTGGATGGATTAGTAGGCATAAAGCACTATATATAGAACCATCAACAATATATATTAGTGGTGGAGAAGTCTATTGTTTGGTGAATAATAAAAAAAAATATGTTGATAACTTGTTAACTTACAGTCTAGATTTAATAACTTCGCATTGGACTATAGTTTAAGCTCGTAAAAATAGCATAACATAAGCCAGCACACAATTTTATTCACTGTATTGATCCAAAGTTAATATAATAATTACATATTAAGAAATAAGTTTAATTTTTATACAATATTACTTAAAACTATAGTTAAGTTTATAGTAAATAATAATCTTGCTCGTTTTTGATATTGGCTTTAATTTTATAGTTTTAATCTTTATTTTTACTTGATAGGTAATTTATCCTACATTTAAACTTACTATCTTATTTAAAACTCGATTGAATTTTGACATTTTTATTTTAATATCGTTATAGTAAATACCTAGCTTACCGTAAACATCTGGACTGGAGTAATCAACAATTTAACGATAATATTACTCTTTGCAGCAATTATAAATAAAAATCATAAATTAAAGCTCGATGCGCTTCTCTCTAAACTGGTTAGTTGCGGAGAATTTTAACTAGAGCAGGATTGGTTATTCTCCTCATCTAAAACTTGATTTAAAGCTGACATTGTATGTAACTTTTTTAATGTATTTTTTTATTTTTAATTAGTAACTTTATGATATGAATAGACTTATAAAAAAACCGCAGGAGTGACATTAAACTTCTTCGCTAAAGCCTTAATTTGTCTAATATTTAATTCTCGTTTCCCGTTAATTATTTCCGATACAACTCCCTGTGATCCAATTTCTGGTAAATCAGATTGAGATAAAGAATATTCATCCATAAAATGAAGTAGCATATCTACACCGCTACAATCTGGAATTGGATAATGTTGTTGTTCATAAGCTTCAATTAAAATGCCTAATGTATCTAGAAAACTATAAAGAGGATGCGCGGTATTTGTGCCGATTTCATCGATTAAGTTATTTAACCTTTCAACTGCTTGATCGTATTCCAAATCATTACTAATAATTAGATATGGGGCAATTTCTACCCACTGTTGTTTGATTTCTGGTGTAATTATACTCAAGATTTCCAGTCTCCTCTGTCGTATTCTTGATGGGTTAATATATAGCGAATGTAAATTTGGCTGCGGTTAAAGTGAACAGAGGCAATGATCCGATATTTATTTCCTCCAATATTGAAAACAATCAAATAACCTACTTTCTTTGGGGCATTAACTATTTAACGCTCTTTATACTCTTGGCGGAATTATTGATAAATTAGAAATAAAAGTTGGAAAGTGATATTTAATAGGCAATATAGCTCTTACTGAAACATTTTTTATCTCTTAAATTTTTATTTACCCTACGAACGCGCGATCGCACTTCAATCATTAAGATAATGGTACACAAGATTAAACCTGTCACTACTATGATTAAGAATACAAGCGTATCTATTTCTTAACATTGCACCATAAGAATTCTGAGCATCTACATTGCCCGTAACATAGTAAATCCCATTCGTAACCTTTATTGTACTACTACTACTAAATACAGCAGTTGAAGGAGATTTTAACGATGGTCTAATCCCACCTTCTTCACATAGTTGTTTGAGGTTATTTACCTTATCATTTGAAGCTGGAGTAGAAGTGTCAAAAATTTTCTGTGTGTTTGCTCTGCCTAAAGTTATTGTTAAAAGATTACAAGTTGAATATAACAAGTCAGTAATAGAACTATTAGACTGAGGAGAAATACAAAAACCCTTTGGATTAGTTTCTTCTCTTTCTTTTTCCCATTTTTGTTCTAGGCGTTCCTGGCGAGCGTTAATTTCTTTTCTTTCTTGCTCCCACTGGGTATCTCTCAGTTTACTTTGAGCAACATTGCATTGCTCGTAACTTTCTTCAAGTCTATTATATTTATAAGAGCCATATTTTAAATTATGGCTAATCTTCAGCCAAATAGATAAACAAGATTCATCTAATGATTCTTTAGCTTTTTGAAAAGGATCGTCATAGCTACTACTACCTGAATTTTCAGGTATAACTCTAAAATTACCATCAGCATTTATACCAAAACATTCTGTTTTACCTGTGTTTGGATTAACCCAATAATTACTGCAACCTGTTTGTTGTGAAAAAGCTGAAGAAGTCGAAAAGGAATTAATCGCGCCTATTAAAGCCAAGCCTACACTTTTAGACAAAATTGTAGATTTCTTAGAAATCATAATATTAAAATTGTTTTACATACATAGCATTATTTAATTCTTATATTATTTTTGAATATATAAAAATACTGTGATCTAGTACAATAACTTGAGGTAATAGTTATTCGCTTCTAGTAAATTCTTTTAAAGCTTTATCCAAATAGGTACTAAATTCTATGTCCATAAACGACAAAAGAAATTGATGGAGTAAATCACATATTTCAACTACTATATTTGGATTAACTTGATTAGCATTAGGAGAAAGCCAACCATGAGCAAAAATATGTCTAATTGCAGATGCCAAATATGTAATATTACAAGGATCTTGATTGAGATAATTATTAAGTTCTGATTTATGAATAGAGTTTACTCGTTTATATATAAAGTTATAAAAACGAGATTCTCTATCAATGGCTCTTATTTGATTTAGTATGTCATTTGCTCTTCGAGCATCTAATATTTCTCTAAGATTATTTTGTTGAATACCTGTAATTATCATAAATGTCTCAAATGCTGACCAAGTTAACATTACACGGCACAAGGCACTATATCCGTTATTAGTAACTTCTGAATAACCGTCAAAACATACTTCTTTGAAGCAATTTGCTGCCCTGAAACGCGCTGCAAAACGGTTTATATTTCCGTGTTCACCTACAAATCCAGATAATTCTGTTTGATTATTGCAATAATATTCGCAATAATTTGACCATTTTGTGGGATATCCTTTGGAACTTCCAATCATAATTGTCATAAATACTGTATTTTAAACTTGTTTTATAGCTAATTACACCTTATTACAGACAATACTGTGTATGATTGTGATCACTAAATTTCAACTCAACAAAAATGCCATTACTTTGTGATTACGCTTCATCTCAACCATCAGCAAGCAACAATTTGACGCTAAAATACTCGATGGGGTAATTATAAATAAAATCATAAACAAAAGGCAGTAATGCGCGTCTCTCTAAACTGGTTAAAAGAATTAGTCGATATCAATATGTCTCCTGAAGAGTTGGGGAGAATTTTAACTATAGCAGGATTTGAATTAGAAGAATTAGTAGATTTAGGTGCAAATGCAGAGGGGGTAGTAGTTGGGAAGGTATTAGAGCGATCGCAACATCCTAATGCGGATAAACTGAGTGTCTGTAAAGTTGATGTGGGTGCAGATCAGCCTTTAAATATTGTCTGTGGCGCAGCAAATGTGCGATCGGATATTTTTGTACCTGTTGCTACAGTTGGAACTTATTTACCTGCTATTGATTTGAAACTCAAGCCGACTAAACTGCGCGGTGAACCTTCGGAAGGGATGATTTGTTCTTTAACTGAATTGGGTTTAGAAAAGGAGTCTGAAGGGATACATATATTCTCAAAGGATGATCTAAAACCTGGGGATGATGTACGCCCTTTATTGGGTTTAAATGATGTTATTTTAGATTTGGCGACAACAGCCAACCGTGCGGATGCTTTGAGTATGGTAGGTATTGCTAGGGAGGTTGCAGCCTTAACTGGTGCTAAAGTTAGATTACCTCAAGTTAAGCAACAGAATCCTCAGGGCGATCGCTCTTTGACTATAGATATTCAATCCACCGCCTGTATGGCATACATTGGTACAGTAGTGGAGGGAGTAAAGATTGCACCTTCCCCAGACTGGTTAAAGTGGCGACTAGAAGCTGCTGGGATACGTCCAATTAATAATGTGGTGGATATTACTAACTATATTTTATTGGAATGGGGACAACCTCTTCATGCTTTCGATCGCGAAAAGTTAAAACAAGTTGCAGGTAGTGATAATTTAAATATCGGAGTGCGTTTTGCAACGTCCGAGGAAAAGTTAAAAACTCTCGATCAACAACAGCGAGATTTAGCCAAA
Coding sequences:
- a CDS encoding ABC transporter-related protein yields the protein MSQLMIEVEHLSKIYGSTIAIKDIHFTVAPGEVIGFLGSNGAGKTTTMRILAGYLPATTGTAKIAGYDVHRHSMQVRRQIGYLPETPPLYPDMTVKGFLNFVAKIKGIRSSDRRRQVEKAMARCQLLEKADIAIRKLSKGYRQRVGIAQAIVHEPPVIILDEPTVGLDPLQIIEVRNLIKSLAGEHTIILSTHILPEASMICDRVIIINRGEVITTNTPKDLQAQLMGNCIYEIEVSGEIEPILPLLSKVVGVEYVNNTILDNGSRYLINVTCQPNTEPGKDLASLIINQGLSLHELRRTRPSLEDIFLELTTEEALNDNF
- a CDS encoding ankyrin, whose amino-acid sequence is MQIHIYAKQGNIAGVALELANGVNVDCIDKHRAYTPLMYAVDSSNADIDLVQFLVENGANVNYIGEDEYRSQTNVLSLAVQSGNINKIKYLLDAGANINYQRDAGYDALIDATHGRDIVNDENLLAILKLLINKGAKTNGISSYGETALKTVSRVGRFDAVSLLLAAGADYQQLKWTKLMQAIVFNSVKAVKSLLISGVDLQVLDHCQRTPLLLSIQVGDLNKVKLILASDADKSDRGLGGYTALIYAIRNNRVEVLQWLIKEGFDFEATDDYGTTPLIEAAEYSATDCVRLLLEAGANPAKVNCYDSNAIKEANNLAIVKMLVDAGEDLSKINYEMRRLLTGISDNELEVSREQYFIGKYRQFGKKNPEIMEIDFWKAMIRCGFSAWGAKDRFDDINIIDKPIWCSARMGRTITQLPDGRIVEIAGDHEDSYDEDFCIYNDVVVYDGKGNFQIFGYPEDVFPPTDFHSATLVGEYIYIIGSIGYYNQRIFNETPVYRLHIQSFKIEKVATTGSAPGWISRHKALYIEPSTIYISGGEVYCLVNNKKKYVDNLLTYSLDLITSHWTIV
- a CDS encoding putative transcription regulator with HTH domain protein; translated protein: MSIITPEIKQQWVEIAPYLIISNDLEYDQAVERLNNLIDEIGTNTAHPLYSFLDTLGILIEAYEQQHYPIPDCSGVDMLLHFMDEYSLSQSDLPEIGSQGVVSEIINGKRELNIRQIKALAKKFNVTPAVFL